The following proteins come from a genomic window of Synechococcus sp. BIOS-E4-1:
- a CDS encoding IctB family putative bicarbonate transporter, producing MAEASAPTPWLLRWQGLLPGSAAQQKRLGDLAGIVLILLMAGLPVLTRTGLGLIVLACGALWLLWSLTRTPARIGAISGWLLLFLAVAVLASGVSPVPNAAAKGLLKLVSYLGVYALMRQLLSVRPEWWDRLVAALLGGSLLSSLLALRQLYAPTEELARWADPNSVAEGTIRIYGPLGNPNLLAGYLVPILPIAIVAMIRWRGWGSRLYAATALILGCASTLFSYSRGGWLGMVASVGALLLLLLLRYIRHWPVFWRRLLPLALLVVTGLVLAIAATQLEPIRTRVASLLAGRGDSSNNFRINVWLAAIDMIQDRPWLGIGPGNAAFNSVYPLYQQPKFNALSAYSVPLEILVETGIPGLLACLGLGVASIRNGLRALTADSELALPCLGCLAAIAGLLIQGAADTIFFRPEVQISGWFCLATLSQMGRNS from the coding sequence ATGGCTGAGGCTTCGGCGCCAACCCCATGGTTGCTGCGCTGGCAAGGGCTCCTGCCAGGTTCCGCGGCACAGCAGAAGCGACTTGGCGACCTGGCGGGGATTGTCCTGATCCTGCTGATGGCTGGACTGCCGGTGCTCACGCGAACAGGCCTGGGCCTGATCGTGCTGGCCTGCGGAGCCCTCTGGCTGCTCTGGTCACTCACGCGCACTCCCGCTCGCATTGGCGCGATCAGTGGCTGGCTGCTGCTGTTCCTGGCCGTGGCAGTGCTGGCCAGCGGTGTTTCACCCGTACCGAACGCCGCCGCCAAAGGACTCCTGAAACTGGTCAGCTATCTCGGGGTGTATGCACTGATGCGCCAGTTGCTGAGTGTCAGGCCTGAATGGTGGGACCGTTTGGTCGCGGCCTTGCTGGGAGGATCTCTGCTGAGCAGCTTGCTGGCATTACGTCAGCTTTACGCTCCAACAGAAGAGCTCGCTCGTTGGGCCGATCCCAACTCGGTGGCGGAGGGCACCATCCGCATTTACGGGCCGCTTGGCAACCCCAACCTGCTGGCGGGGTATCTCGTTCCCATCCTGCCCATTGCCATCGTGGCGATGATTCGATGGCGTGGCTGGGGGTCCAGGCTCTACGCCGCAACCGCACTGATTCTTGGCTGTGCTTCAACGCTGTTCAGCTACAGCCGCGGAGGCTGGCTGGGCATGGTGGCCTCGGTCGGTGCACTGCTGCTACTGCTGTTGCTTCGCTATATCCGCCACTGGCCAGTGTTCTGGCGAAGGCTGCTGCCCCTGGCGCTGCTTGTGGTGACTGGGCTGGTGCTCGCCATTGCTGCCACTCAGCTGGAACCAATCCGCACCAGAGTCGCCAGCCTGCTGGCAGGCCGAGGCGACAGTTCCAACAATTTCCGCATCAACGTCTGGCTGGCAGCCATCGACATGATTCAGGACCGTCCCTGGCTGGGCATCGGCCCAGGGAATGCAGCGTTCAACAGCGTTTATCCCCTCTACCAACAACCGAAGTTCAACGCCCTCAGCGCCTATTCAGTACCGCTTGAAATCCTTGTTGAAACAGGCATTCCTGGCCTGCTCGCCTGCCTTGGGCTCGGGGTTGCCAGCATCCGCAATGGCTTGCGTGCACTGACCGCAGACTCAGAACTTGCTCTTCCCTGCCTGGGCTGCCTGGCGGCCATTGCCGGATTGCTGATCCAGGGTGCAGCCGACACGATCTTCTTCCGCCCGGAAGTGCAGATCAGCGGCTGGTTCTGTCTCGCCACCCTGAGCCAGATGGGCCGGAACTCTTGA
- a CDS encoding queuosine precursor transporter: MNPELQQRREFCFLVLAGLFLGTLGMLNILGLTRFLELGHIGSWPVVVAVGALPYPITFLCTDLISELWGEKRAAQVVWVGLLLNGWVVLILWLGGVLPGVDGAPDATFFEIQRLAFGSVIASMAAYLTAQFVDVRMFHFWKRVSNGKALWLRNNGSTLVSQLVDTSAVVLISHYASGVLPVRPGEPVAPQLISFIASGYLFKSFAALADTLPFIWITGWLRHWLEIPSSGSEIGGDDDPCMQVMTSIDPLPGLEKRI; the protein is encoded by the coding sequence ATGAATCCCGAGCTGCAGCAACGGCGAGAATTCTGCTTTCTAGTCCTTGCAGGCCTCTTCCTGGGAACGCTGGGCATGCTCAACATCCTGGGCCTGACCCGTTTTCTCGAGCTGGGTCACATCGGCTCATGGCCAGTCGTGGTGGCCGTTGGCGCCCTGCCCTACCCGATCACCTTTCTCTGTACAGACCTGATCAGCGAGCTCTGGGGGGAAAAGAGAGCAGCTCAGGTTGTCTGGGTTGGACTGCTGCTCAACGGCTGGGTCGTGCTGATCCTCTGGCTGGGCGGAGTGTTACCAGGCGTGGACGGTGCACCCGATGCCACCTTCTTCGAAATTCAACGCCTGGCCTTTGGCTCAGTGATCGCCTCCATGGCCGCCTACCTCACGGCCCAATTCGTGGATGTGCGGATGTTCCATTTCTGGAAAAGGGTGAGCAATGGCAAGGCTCTCTGGCTGCGCAACAACGGCTCCACGCTGGTGAGCCAGCTGGTGGACACGAGCGCTGTCGTGCTGATCAGCCATTACGCCTCTGGTGTGTTGCCTGTGCGGCCCGGTGAACCCGTGGCTCCGCAACTGATCTCGTTCATCGCCAGCGGCTATCTGTTCAAATCCTTCGCTGCACTGGCGGACACGCTTCCTTTCATCTGGATCACCGGTTGGCTGAGACACTGGCTGGAGATCCCCAGCAGCGGCAGTGAGATCGGCGGCGATGACGATCCCTGCATGCAAGTGATGACAAGCATCGATCCCCTGCCAGGCTTGGAGAAACGGATCTAA
- the trmB gene encoding tRNA (guanosine(46)-N7)-methyltransferase TrmB yields the protein MRQHVNPLSRFFQLPLELPGPDQLFDSAHRPIHLDIGCARGICLLALSALKPDWNHLGVEIRRPLVLAAQRDRDRLKRHNLHYLFCNANISLEGWLAELSTDQLQLVSIQFPDPWFKRRHRKRRVMQPSLLLAIAAALSPSRELFLQSDVLEVVEPMVNLVELSGCFERPSEDSRPWRADNPLPVPTERERYVDEQGLPTYRVLYRRNKQPLPEREELEIAWQRVDNPADVPLNH from the coding sequence ATGCGGCAGCACGTCAATCCCCTCAGCCGCTTCTTTCAGCTGCCTCTGGAGCTGCCGGGTCCCGATCAACTTTTCGACTCAGCACATCGCCCCATCCATCTGGATATCGGCTGCGCCCGAGGCATCTGTCTTCTGGCGCTGTCAGCACTGAAACCCGACTGGAATCATCTCGGTGTGGAAATCAGGCGTCCGCTTGTGCTGGCAGCCCAGCGTGACCGCGACAGACTGAAACGACACAATCTTCATTACCTCTTCTGCAACGCCAACATCAGCCTGGAGGGATGGCTTGCGGAGCTCTCCACGGATCAGCTGCAACTGGTGAGCATCCAGTTTCCGGATCCCTGGTTCAAGCGTCGCCACCGCAAACGCCGGGTGATGCAGCCCTCGCTTCTGCTGGCAATCGCGGCGGCGCTCAGCCCCAGTCGCGAACTGTTTCTGCAAAGCGATGTCCTGGAGGTGGTGGAACCGATGGTGAACCTCGTGGAACTGAGCGGTTGCTTCGAGCGTCCCAGCGAAGACAGCCGTCCCTGGCGAGCCGACAATCCCCTGCCGGTGCCGACGGAACGCGAGCGCTACGTGGATGAGCAGGGCCTGCCCACCTACAGGGTGCTGTACCGCCGCAACAAACAGCCCTTACCGGAGCGGGAAGAACTGGAGATCGCCTGGCAACGGGTCGATAATCCGGCTGATGTTCCTCTCAATCACTGA
- the crtR gene encoding beta-carotene hydroxylase — MTQALTKPATQGTEKRLRSVPREFLAPPAALNLTLGLFIGGYVLAALTIWGWFSAGWPLPVLLSTGFLALHLEGTVIHDACHKSAHPVPWINQAMGHGSALLLGFSFPVFTRVHLEHHAHVNDPSNDPDHIVSTFGPLWLIAPRFFYHEWFFFQRRLWKRWELMQWGLERSVFLVIVLAAAKFQFLPFIFNCWFAPALMVGVTLGLFFDYLPHRPFTSRNRWKNSRIYPGRLMNWLIMGQNYHLIHHLWPSIPWFDYKPAYEATKPLLDSKGSPQRLGIFETRRDGYNFLYDILVGVRSHKRRRGKMRRVARFMPLRRLRRSWLGFVNQIAIKTEQKRHSSR, encoded by the coding sequence ATGACACAGGCTCTCACAAAACCTGCAACGCAAGGCACCGAGAAGCGCCTGCGCTCTGTTCCGAGGGAATTCCTGGCACCACCTGCAGCTTTGAACCTCACTCTGGGGTTGTTCATCGGTGGTTATGTGCTGGCCGCACTGACCATCTGGGGCTGGTTTTCAGCGGGATGGCCCCTGCCAGTGCTCTTGAGCACAGGTTTTCTGGCTTTGCACCTGGAAGGCACCGTCATCCATGACGCCTGCCACAAATCGGCCCATCCGGTTCCCTGGATCAATCAGGCCATGGGTCATGGATCAGCACTCTTGCTCGGGTTCAGTTTTCCTGTGTTCACGAGGGTTCATCTGGAGCATCACGCCCATGTGAACGATCCAAGTAATGATCCGGATCACATCGTGAGCACCTTTGGACCTCTTTGGCTGATCGCTCCGAGATTCTTCTATCACGAGTGGTTTTTCTTTCAGCGCCGGTTGTGGAAGCGCTGGGAATTGATGCAGTGGGGGCTTGAGCGCAGTGTGTTTCTGGTGATTGTTCTCGCTGCTGCCAAGTTTCAATTTCTCCCTTTCATCTTCAATTGCTGGTTTGCTCCAGCTCTGATGGTGGGCGTGACTCTGGGGCTCTTTTTTGATTACCTTCCCCACCGACCTTTTACGTCCCGTAATCGCTGGAAAAACTCCAGGATCTATCCAGGCAGGTTAATGAACTGGTTGATCATGGGTCAGAACTACCACCTTATTCATCATCTCTGGCCATCAATTCCCTGGTTTGATTACAAGCCTGCTTATGAAGCCACAAAGCCTTTGCTGGATTCCAAAGGCTCACCCCAACGTCTGGGAATTTTTGAAACACGCCGTGATGGGTATAACTTCCTCTATGACATTCTTGTCGGTGTTCGCAGCCATAAACGCCGCAGGGGGAAAATGCGTCGCGTGGCCAGGTTCATGCCGTTGCGTCGATTGAGGCGTTCATGGCTTGGATTTGTCAATCAAATTGCGATCAAAACCGAGCAAAAGCGTCACTCCTCTCGCTGA
- a CDS encoding Ycf66 family protein, whose product MLATIAGDLCLLLGLAVLLLPLLATELSRPRDGVWGGVVLLLGLVLVTSSDRLRGAPMLAVICSALLISRLGAEVAQSRWQHLSQEEQKRLRSKERWATSVQQLGTSFTTLLSNIGSAFGSLKPEPPAANREEGSNRSGKRWVRPEDSNQQGTPEQTPSAALEKPKEVSAPKSASEDG is encoded by the coding sequence ATGCTGGCCACAATCGCAGGAGACCTCTGCCTGTTGCTGGGCCTGGCGGTACTGCTGCTGCCATTGCTCGCCACTGAGCTGAGCCGGCCCAGGGATGGGGTTTGGGGGGGCGTTGTGCTGTTACTCGGCCTGGTTCTGGTCACCAGCAGTGACCGTCTGCGCGGCGCACCGATGCTCGCCGTCATCTGCAGCGCATTGCTCATCAGTCGACTGGGAGCAGAAGTGGCCCAATCACGCTGGCAACATCTCAGCCAGGAGGAGCAGAAGCGCCTCCGCTCAAAAGAACGTTGGGCGACAAGCGTGCAACAACTCGGAACTTCGTTCACCACCCTGCTAAGCAATATCGGTTCAGCTTTCGGCAGCCTGAAACCCGAACCACCCGCTGCCAATCGTGAAGAGGGCAGCAACCGCAGCGGCAAACGCTGGGTTCGTCCAGAGGACTCCAACCAGCAAGGCACCCCGGAGCAAACTCCTTCAGCAGCCCTGGAGAAGCCCAAGGAGGTAAGCGCACCCAAGTCGGCCAGCGAGGACGGATAA
- a CDS encoding FIST N-terminal domain-containing protein — MVPFNPLDWFRSRGLQARCRHALSGKPSLEDAAREVTSALGSNEADLALVFISSHFASDLTRLLPLLQQRLNAKHWLGCLGGGVVGTTTSGEAHELERTPALSISLLNLPGAELSSFSLDSSQLPDLDGAAKNWQDWVGVNPAQSRSMLLLLDPGCDAINDLVSGLDYAYPGIAKVGGIAVPHNADHGSLLYGNQVVGGAVGLSIGGTWSLDPVVAQGCRPIGPVFAIEQAQRNVLLELSDGDRRASPVACLQRVLADLSAEDRELVQHSLFLGVEREELIADAMLAGLNQGGVSADRPERAFLVRNLIGVDPRNGAVAVADRVRAGQNVQFQLREAQASRVEARQLLQTRRDQSSDAAPLMGVLFACLGRGNGLFGSPDGDVTIAREVFPQLPITGSFCNGEIGPLGGATHLHGYTACWGLLRCDPPEAEAAKRS; from the coding sequence ATGGTTCCGTTCAATCCTCTCGACTGGTTCCGGAGCCGCGGGCTGCAGGCCCGATGCCGACATGCCCTCTCCGGCAAGCCTTCTCTTGAGGACGCTGCCCGGGAAGTGACCAGTGCTCTGGGCTCGAATGAGGCCGATCTGGCGTTGGTCTTTATCTCTAGTCACTTCGCGAGCGACTTGACCCGCCTGCTCCCCCTGCTGCAACAACGCCTCAACGCCAAACACTGGCTGGGTTGTCTGGGTGGGGGTGTGGTTGGCACCACCACCTCAGGGGAAGCCCATGAGCTGGAACGCACTCCAGCACTCAGCATCAGTCTCCTCAATCTTCCAGGGGCTGAACTGAGCAGCTTCAGTCTCGACAGCAGCCAACTTCCAGATCTTGATGGAGCCGCCAAGAACTGGCAGGACTGGGTGGGGGTGAACCCTGCTCAGAGCCGTTCGATGTTGCTGCTGCTGGATCCGGGATGCGATGCCATCAACGATCTGGTGAGCGGACTGGATTACGCCTACCCCGGCATCGCCAAGGTCGGAGGCATCGCCGTTCCTCACAACGCTGATCATGGCTCCCTTCTCTACGGAAATCAGGTCGTCGGGGGAGCAGTGGGGCTCAGCATTGGCGGAACCTGGAGCCTGGATCCAGTGGTCGCCCAGGGATGCCGACCGATCGGACCGGTCTTCGCCATCGAACAGGCTCAACGCAACGTTCTGCTCGAACTGAGTGACGGTGACCGCCGCGCCAGTCCTGTGGCCTGCCTGCAGCGTGTGCTCGCTGATCTCAGCGCCGAGGACAGAGAACTGGTACAGCACTCACTGTTTCTTGGTGTGGAGCGAGAGGAATTGATTGCCGATGCCATGCTGGCTGGGCTGAATCAGGGCGGCGTATCAGCCGACCGCCCCGAAAGAGCCTTCCTGGTGCGCAATCTGATCGGCGTTGATCCCCGCAACGGCGCTGTAGCGGTTGCCGATCGCGTCCGTGCTGGACAAAACGTGCAGTTCCAGCTGCGGGAAGCGCAGGCCTCAAGAGTGGAAGCCCGCCAGCTGTTGCAGACCCGGCGTGATCAAAGCAGCGACGCAGCACCGCTGATGGGAGTCCTGTTCGCCTGTCTGGGCCGGGGCAATGGCCTGTTCGGAAGCCCCGATGGCGATGTAACCATCGCTCGCGAGGTCTTTCCGCAACTTCCGATTACCGGCAGCTTCTGCAACGGCGAGATCGGACCGCTCGGGGGTGCCACCCATCTGCATGGCTACACCGCCTGCTGGGGTCTTTTGCGCTGCGATCCTCCCGAGGCTGAGGCTGCGAAGCGGTCCTGA
- the gatC gene encoding Asp-tRNA(Asn)/Glu-tRNA(Gln) amidotransferase subunit GatC, translated as MSKITADDVRKVAHLARLDLPEEKITAYTGQLERILDYVDQLQGVNTEGVPPTTRAVEVVNATREDKVEPTKVREELLEQAPLREGDFFRVPRILAE; from the coding sequence ATGAGCAAGATCACTGCCGACGACGTACGCAAGGTGGCCCATCTGGCCCGCCTCGATCTGCCCGAGGAGAAAATTACGGCCTACACAGGTCAGCTCGAGCGCATTCTCGATTATGTGGATCAGCTCCAGGGCGTGAACACGGAAGGTGTTCCTCCTACAACCCGTGCAGTGGAGGTGGTGAATGCCACCAGAGAAGACAAGGTGGAACCCACCAAGGTGCGCGAGGAACTCCTGGAACAGGCGCCTCTCAGAGAAGGAGATTTTTTCCGAGTACCCAGAATCCTGGCTGAATGA
- the ileS gene encoding isoleucine--tRNA ligase, whose product MSKETRDANAEGRPSYKDTLNLLQTSFGMRANAVKREPELQAFWAEQGIDLKLGLHNPGAVFTLHDGPPYANGPLHMGHALNKVLKDVINKYQILRGRKVRYIPGWDCHGLPIELKVLQSMDSDQRQALTPIKLRKKAAAYARKQVESQMKGFQRWGIWADWQQPYLTLQKDYEAAQIRVFGDMVLKGHIYRGLKPVHWSPSSRTALAEAELEYPDGHTSTSVYVAFPAVELPPALRDALKAEGIALPGDADALGQALQVAIWTTTPWTLPANLAVSVNERLDYALADDGNGRLLLVAVDLIDSLAKTLELPLVRKATVKGALLAGLTYRHPLLDRTSPVVIGGEYITTESGTGLVHTAPGHGVDDFHTGQKNGLPVLCPVDEAGNLTEEAGPFAGLNVLKDANPAIIDALETASALLKQEAYGHRYPYDWRTKKPTIFRATEQWFASVDGFRQQALSAIDQVEWTPASGRNRIEAMVKERGDWCISRQRTWGVPIPVFYNRRGGDVLLNAETLAHIEALIGEYGADVWWEKDEADLLPPAYAEQADQWRKGTDTMDVWFDSGSSWAAVSSQKETLSYPADLYLEGSDQHRGWFQSSLLTSVAVNGHAPYQRVLTHGFALDEKGRKMSKSLGNVVDPMVIIEGGKNQKQEPAYGADVLRLWVSSVDYSADVPIGAGILRQLADVYRKVRNTSRYLLGNLHDFNPGSDTVAVAELPLLDRWMLQRTAEVMDEITEAFESYEFFRFFQLLQNFCVTDLSNFYLDIAKDRLYVSAPSDRRRRSCQTVMSLIIERLAGLIAPVLCHMAEDIWQNLPYQVEETSIFNRGWPTVPPEWRDPSLSEPIQRLRELRAAVNRVLEDCRSRQELGASLEAAVRIETRKPELESALNWLNENGDAEADGLRDWLLVSQLQLGGEPWAELLANQTDDTAIIEVSRARGIKCERCWHYEGDVGQNSQHPALCGRCCSVLNRRDHQLA is encoded by the coding sequence GTGAGCAAGGAGACGCGCGACGCCAATGCCGAAGGACGTCCCTCCTACAAGGACACGCTCAACCTGCTGCAGACCAGCTTCGGCATGCGTGCCAATGCGGTGAAGCGGGAACCGGAGCTGCAGGCGTTCTGGGCAGAACAAGGCATCGACCTGAAGCTCGGCCTCCACAACCCTGGGGCGGTCTTCACGCTGCACGACGGACCGCCCTACGCCAACGGCCCCCTGCATATGGGCCATGCCTTGAACAAGGTTCTCAAGGATGTGATCAACAAATACCAGATCCTGCGAGGACGCAAGGTTCGGTACATCCCTGGATGGGACTGCCATGGCCTGCCGATCGAGCTGAAGGTGCTGCAGTCGATGGATTCCGACCAGCGCCAAGCACTCACCCCGATCAAGCTGCGCAAAAAGGCTGCCGCCTACGCCCGCAAGCAGGTTGAAAGCCAGATGAAAGGGTTTCAACGCTGGGGCATCTGGGCCGACTGGCAACAGCCCTACCTCACTCTTCAGAAGGACTACGAAGCCGCACAGATCAGAGTCTTTGGGGACATGGTCCTCAAAGGGCACATCTACCGGGGCCTCAAACCGGTGCATTGGAGCCCCAGTTCGCGGACAGCTCTGGCTGAGGCCGAGCTTGAGTATCCCGATGGCCACACCAGCACCAGCGTTTACGTGGCCTTCCCAGCGGTTGAACTGCCCCCGGCCCTGCGCGACGCCCTGAAAGCAGAGGGGATCGCCCTGCCAGGCGATGCCGATGCCCTCGGCCAGGCTCTTCAGGTGGCGATCTGGACCACAACCCCTTGGACTCTGCCGGCCAACCTTGCGGTCTCGGTGAACGAACGGCTGGACTACGCCCTGGCCGACGATGGCAACGGGCGACTGCTTTTGGTTGCCGTCGACCTGATCGACTCCCTCGCCAAAACGCTCGAGCTACCACTCGTCCGCAAAGCAACGGTCAAAGGAGCGCTGCTCGCTGGACTGACCTATCGCCATCCTTTGCTGGACCGCACCAGTCCCGTTGTGATTGGCGGCGAATACATCACCACGGAATCAGGCACCGGCCTGGTGCACACCGCTCCCGGACATGGTGTCGACGACTTTCACACGGGCCAGAAAAACGGATTGCCGGTGCTCTGCCCTGTCGACGAGGCAGGAAACCTCACCGAGGAGGCGGGACCCTTCGCCGGCCTCAACGTCCTGAAGGACGCCAACCCGGCAATCATCGATGCGCTTGAGACGGCCAGTGCACTGCTCAAGCAGGAGGCTTACGGGCACCGCTACCCCTATGACTGGCGCACGAAAAAGCCCACGATCTTCCGTGCCACAGAACAATGGTTCGCCTCCGTTGACGGCTTCCGCCAGCAGGCCCTCAGTGCCATTGATCAAGTCGAGTGGACTCCCGCTTCAGGGCGCAACCGCATCGAAGCGATGGTGAAGGAGCGGGGCGACTGGTGCATCTCACGTCAGCGCACCTGGGGTGTGCCGATCCCAGTCTTCTACAACCGCCGTGGAGGCGACGTGCTGCTCAACGCCGAAACACTGGCTCACATCGAAGCTCTGATCGGCGAATACGGTGCAGACGTGTGGTGGGAAAAGGACGAAGCCGATCTGCTGCCACCCGCCTACGCCGAACAGGCGGACCAGTGGCGCAAGGGCACCGACACCATGGACGTGTGGTTCGACTCCGGCTCCAGCTGGGCTGCAGTCTCCAGCCAGAAAGAGACCCTCAGCTACCCCGCCGACCTCTACCTGGAGGGCTCAGACCAACATCGCGGCTGGTTCCAGAGCTCACTGCTCACCTCGGTGGCAGTCAATGGCCATGCCCCTTACCAACGGGTGCTCACTCACGGTTTCGCCCTGGATGAGAAGGGTCGCAAGATGAGCAAATCGCTGGGCAACGTTGTCGACCCGATGGTGATCATCGAGGGCGGCAAGAATCAGAAGCAGGAGCCTGCCTACGGCGCTGATGTGCTGCGCCTGTGGGTGAGCTCGGTTGACTACTCCGCTGATGTGCCGATTGGTGCCGGCATCCTGCGTCAGCTCGCTGATGTCTACCGCAAGGTTCGCAACACCAGCCGCTACCTGCTTGGCAACCTCCACGACTTTAACCCAGGCAGTGACACCGTTGCTGTGGCAGAGCTGCCACTGCTGGACCGCTGGATGCTGCAGCGCACTGCGGAGGTGATGGATGAAATCACGGAAGCTTTCGAGAGCTATGAGTTCTTCCGCTTCTTTCAGTTGCTGCAGAACTTCTGCGTCACCGATCTGTCGAACTTCTATCTCGACATCGCCAAAGACAGGCTCTATGTGAGTGCGCCCTCCGACCGGCGACGGCGAAGCTGCCAGACCGTGATGTCTCTGATCATCGAACGCCTGGCCGGTCTGATTGCTCCTGTGCTTTGTCACATGGCCGAGGACATCTGGCAGAACCTGCCCTACCAGGTGGAGGAGACATCGATTTTCAACCGCGGCTGGCCGACCGTTCCGCCCGAGTGGCGCGATCCCAGCCTCAGTGAACCCATTCAGCGATTGCGCGAGCTGCGTGCTGCGGTGAACAGAGTTCTTGAAGACTGCCGTAGCCGACAGGAACTTGGGGCATCGCTGGAGGCAGCCGTCAGGATCGAAACCCGAAAGCCCGAGCTGGAATCAGCCCTCAACTGGTTGAACGAGAACGGCGACGCGGAGGCTGATGGCCTGCGCGACTGGCTGCTGGTCTCACAACTGCAATTAGGAGGAGAGCCCTGGGCCGAACTCCTGGCCAACCAGACCGATGACACCGCGATCATTGAGGTGAGCAGAGCTCGCGGGATCAAATGCGAACGCTGCTGGCACTACGAAGGCGATGTCGGACAGAACAGCCAGCATCCGGCACTCTGCGGGCGCTGCTGCAGTGTTCTGAATCGACGTGATCACCAGCTGGCCTGA
- a CDS encoding DUF3177 family protein, with amino-acid sequence MSDFTTRSLVWLTYRLGATIALGIPLVLLIWSGLRRDPALVRLLGIYWKVASLLAISVLLLTDQRPIGYLTAFLAPLLMAASLWFWVDLNEELADGPPGRALPFTVRVWRWSLTVFAVFAAVMSGSALGCTRQLAGAACRVWLEAPQGLHRVAERVFDFVFGGEWTMAVAAFIGYVALVAYVVGLLQWALVRLPKQGRVAGDF; translated from the coding sequence GTGTCCGACTTCACAACACGCTCCCTGGTGTGGCTGACCTATCGCCTGGGGGCAACGATTGCTCTCGGTATTCCGCTGGTGCTTCTGATCTGGTCGGGGCTGCGACGTGATCCTGCCCTTGTGAGGCTGCTCGGGATCTACTGGAAAGTGGCGAGCCTGCTGGCCATCAGCGTGCTGTTGCTCACTGATCAACGGCCGATCGGCTATCTCACGGCATTCCTCGCTCCTCTTCTGATGGCTGCGTCTCTGTGGTTCTGGGTTGACCTCAATGAGGAGCTGGCCGACGGCCCTCCGGGTCGTGCGCTGCCGTTCACGGTGCGGGTCTGGCGATGGTCCCTCACGGTCTTCGCTGTGTTTGCAGCCGTGATGTCCGGTTCGGCACTGGGCTGCACCCGCCAGCTGGCGGGTGCAGCCTGTCGGGTGTGGCTGGAAGCGCCCCAGGGGCTGCATCGGGTCGCAGAGCGGGTGTTTGACTTCGTCTTCGGCGGTGAGTGGACGATGGCCGTTGCCGCGTTCATCGGATACGTGGCGCTGGTGGCTTACGTCGTGGGTCTGCTGCAGTGGGCTCTGGTGCGCCTTCCCAAGCAGGGAAGGGTTGCAGGGGATTTCTGA
- a CDS encoding creatininase family protein, whose product MPSILPGPAASKDAIRLALQSWPDVDQYLQSCKGIIVPLGSTEQHGPTGAIGTDALTAEAVALELGQLSGVLVTPVQAFGMAEHHLGFAGTMSLQPATLMAVMHDLVMSLATHGFERILVVNGHGGNIATTKAAFAQAYGTAASRGLEVAPRLRCRLANWFMAGPVMRRAHELYGNREGQHATPSEIAVTLHLHDSLINKQRSLPEPAPCGSIHGPADFRRRYPDGRMGSDPFLARPEHGHELLNTAAMALREDLEAFLAAA is encoded by the coding sequence ATGCCTTCCATCCTCCCCGGCCCGGCCGCCAGCAAAGACGCCATTCGCCTGGCTCTACAGAGCTGGCCCGACGTTGATCAGTACCTGCAGAGTTGCAAGGGAATCATCGTGCCCCTTGGATCCACGGAGCAACACGGCCCGACAGGCGCTATCGGCACCGATGCCCTGACCGCCGAAGCAGTGGCACTCGAGCTGGGACAGCTGAGCGGTGTATTGGTCACACCCGTGCAGGCTTTCGGCATGGCCGAACACCATCTTGGATTTGCGGGCACCATGAGCCTGCAGCCCGCGACCTTGATGGCCGTGATGCACGACCTCGTGATGTCACTGGCCACCCACGGCTTCGAGCGAATCCTGGTGGTGAATGGTCACGGCGGTAACATCGCCACGACCAAAGCTGCCTTTGCCCAGGCCTATGGCACCGCCGCAAGCCGCGGCCTGGAGGTTGCCCCACGTTTGCGCTGCAGGCTGGCGAACTGGTTCATGGCGGGTCCTGTGATGAGGCGCGCCCATGAGCTCTATGGCAATCGTGAGGGCCAGCACGCCACCCCCAGCGAGATTGCCGTCACCCTGCATCTCCATGACAGCCTGATCAACAAGCAGAGATCGCTACCGGAACCGGCGCCCTGCGGATCGATTCATGGACCAGCGGACTTCCGGCGCCGCTACCCGGACGGACGCATGGGTTCAGACCCCTTTCTGGCAAGGCCCGAACATGGCCATGAGCTGTTGAACACAGCCGCGATGGCGTTGCGCGAGGATCTTGAAGCTTTTCTCGCCGCTGCATGA